A single genomic interval of Arachis duranensis cultivar V14167 chromosome 7, aradu.V14167.gnm2.J7QH, whole genome shotgun sequence harbors:
- the LOC107459807 gene encoding persulfide dioxygenase ETHE1 homolog, mitochondrial isoform X3, which translates to MLRFHHIVRVSLFASKASTFPLTSVSLSTSIPKRTTFALRSQMTSFSSSSSSSSSKLLFRQLFEKESSTYTYLLADASHPDKPALLIDPVDRTVDRDLSLIQELGLKLVYAMNTHVHADHVTGTGLIKSKVPGVKSIISKASGATADLFVEPGDKVHFGDLFLEVRATPGHTLGCVTYVTGDASDQPQPRMAFTGDALLIRGCGRTDFQGGSSEQLYKSVHSQIFTLPKDTFIYPAHDYKGFSVSTVGEEMQYNPRLTKDEETFKNIMANLNLSYPKMIDVAVPANLVCGVQSK; encoded by the exons ATGCTTCGTTTTCATCATATCGTTAGAGTTTCTCTATTTGCATCCAAAGCTTCAACCTTTCCTCTTACCtctgtttctctttcaacaTCAATTCCCAAAAGAACTACCTTTGCACTTCGATCACAAATgacttctttctcttcttcttcttcctcttcctcctcaaaGCTCTTGTTTCGCCAGCTTTTCGAGAAGGAATCGTCTACATACACGTACCTTCTTGCTGATGCATCACACCCCGATAAACCAGCGCTT tTGATAGACCCTGTAGATAGAACAGTGGATAGAGACTTATCCCTTATTCAAGAGCTGGGATTGAAGCTTGTGTATGCCATGAACACTCATGTACATGCTGATCATGTCACTGGGACTGGCCTTATCAAG AGCAAAGTTCCGGGTGTAAAATCTATTATTTCGAAAGCAAGTGGTGCAACGGCTGATCTTTTTGTGGAACCAGGTGATAAAGTCCATTTTGGTGATCTTTTTTTGGAG GTTCGAGCTACTCCTGGTCATACCTTGGGTTGCGTTACCTATGTTACAGGAGATGCTTCTGATCAACCTCAACCTAGGATGGCATTCACTGGAGATGCCCTATTAATACGTGGATGTGGAAGGACCGACTTTCAG GGTGGGAGTTCGGAGCAGCTTTACAAATCAGTACATTCACAG ATTTTTACACTGCCCAAGGATACATTTATCTACCCAGCTCATGACTACAAAGGATTCAGT GTAAGCACTGTTGGAGAGGAGATGCAGTACAATCCACGGCTAACAAAGGATGAG GAAACTTTCAAGAACATCATGGCAA ATCTTAACCTTTCATATCCAAAAATGATCGATGTTGCTGTCCCAGCTAATTTGGTTTGTGGAGTTCAATCCAAG TAG
- the LOC107459807 gene encoding persulfide dioxygenase ETHE1 homolog, mitochondrial isoform X2, with protein sequence MLRFHHIVRVSLFASKASTFPLTSVSLSTSIPKRTTFALRSQMTSFSSSSSSSSSKLLFRQLFEKESSTYTYLLADASHPDKPALLIDPVDRTVDRDLSLIQELGLKLVYAMNTHVHADHVTGTGLIKSKVPGVKSIISKASGATADLFVEPGDKVHFGDLFLEVRATPGHTLGCVTYVTGDASDQPQPRMAFTGDALLIRGCGRTDFQGGSSEQLYKSVHSQIFTLPKDTFIYPAHDYKGFSVSTVGEEMQYNPRLTKDEETFKNIMANLNLSYPKMIDVAVPANLVCGVQSKVIMNS encoded by the exons ATGCTTCGTTTTCATCATATCGTTAGAGTTTCTCTATTTGCATCCAAAGCTTCAACCTTTCCTCTTACCtctgtttctctttcaacaTCAATTCCCAAAAGAACTACCTTTGCACTTCGATCACAAATgacttctttctcttcttcttcttcctcttcctcctcaaaGCTCTTGTTTCGCCAGCTTTTCGAGAAGGAATCGTCTACATACACGTACCTTCTTGCTGATGCATCACACCCCGATAAACCAGCGCTT tTGATAGACCCTGTAGATAGAACAGTGGATAGAGACTTATCCCTTATTCAAGAGCTGGGATTGAAGCTTGTGTATGCCATGAACACTCATGTACATGCTGATCATGTCACTGGGACTGGCCTTATCAAG AGCAAAGTTCCGGGTGTAAAATCTATTATTTCGAAAGCAAGTGGTGCAACGGCTGATCTTTTTGTGGAACCAGGTGATAAAGTCCATTTTGGTGATCTTTTTTTGGAG GTTCGAGCTACTCCTGGTCATACCTTGGGTTGCGTTACCTATGTTACAGGAGATGCTTCTGATCAACCTCAACCTAGGATGGCATTCACTGGAGATGCCCTATTAATACGTGGATGTGGAAGGACCGACTTTCAG GGTGGGAGTTCGGAGCAGCTTTACAAATCAGTACATTCACAG ATTTTTACACTGCCCAAGGATACATTTATCTACCCAGCTCATGACTACAAAGGATTCAGT GTAAGCACTGTTGGAGAGGAGATGCAGTACAATCCACGGCTAACAAAGGATGAG GAAACTTTCAAGAACATCATGGCAA ATCTTAACCTTTCATATCCAAAAATGATCGATGTTGCTGTCCCAGCTAATTTGGTTTGTGGAGTTCAATCCAAG GTAATCATGAATTCGTGA
- the LOC107459807 gene encoding persulfide dioxygenase ETHE1 homolog, mitochondrial isoform X1, with protein sequence MLRFHHIVRVSLFASKASTFPLTSVSLSTSIPKRTTFALRSQMTSFSSSSSSSSSKLLFRQLFEKESSTYTYLLADASHPDKPALLIDPVDRTVDRDLSLIQELGLKLVYAMNTHVHADHVTGTGLIKSKVPGVKSIISKASGATADLFVEPGDKVHFGDLFLEVRATPGHTLGCVTYVTGDASDQPQPRMAFTGDALLIRGCGRTDFQGGSSEQLYKSVHSQIFTLPKDTFIYPAHDYKGFSVSTVGEEMQYNPRLTKDEETFKNIMANLNLSYPKMIDVAVPANLVCGVQSKRGVCVSKKQE encoded by the exons ATGCTTCGTTTTCATCATATCGTTAGAGTTTCTCTATTTGCATCCAAAGCTTCAACCTTTCCTCTTACCtctgtttctctttcaacaTCAATTCCCAAAAGAACTACCTTTGCACTTCGATCACAAATgacttctttctcttcttcttcttcctcttcctcctcaaaGCTCTTGTTTCGCCAGCTTTTCGAGAAGGAATCGTCTACATACACGTACCTTCTTGCTGATGCATCACACCCCGATAAACCAGCGCTT tTGATAGACCCTGTAGATAGAACAGTGGATAGAGACTTATCCCTTATTCAAGAGCTGGGATTGAAGCTTGTGTATGCCATGAACACTCATGTACATGCTGATCATGTCACTGGGACTGGCCTTATCAAG AGCAAAGTTCCGGGTGTAAAATCTATTATTTCGAAAGCAAGTGGTGCAACGGCTGATCTTTTTGTGGAACCAGGTGATAAAGTCCATTTTGGTGATCTTTTTTTGGAG GTTCGAGCTACTCCTGGTCATACCTTGGGTTGCGTTACCTATGTTACAGGAGATGCTTCTGATCAACCTCAACCTAGGATGGCATTCACTGGAGATGCCCTATTAATACGTGGATGTGGAAGGACCGACTTTCAG GGTGGGAGTTCGGAGCAGCTTTACAAATCAGTACATTCACAG ATTTTTACACTGCCCAAGGATACATTTATCTACCCAGCTCATGACTACAAAGGATTCAGT GTAAGCACTGTTGGAGAGGAGATGCAGTACAATCCACGGCTAACAAAGGATGAG GAAACTTTCAAGAACATCATGGCAA ATCTTAACCTTTCATATCCAAAAATGATCGATGTTGCTGTCCCAGCTAATTTGGTTTGTGGAGTTCAATCCAAG AGGGGTGTCTGTGTGAGCAAGAAGCAAGAATGA